A window of the Tunturibacter empetritectus genome harbors these coding sequences:
- a CDS encoding S10 family peptidase: MFCIVAAVGLMVGAVVPVFSQTPESKAKTLGDVDAKKEEASVPVPPETSSVTRHEWAAGGRLVHYTATAGNLLIRDDQDKANGSIFYVAYTEDGVEAKSRPVTFFYNGGPGAATIWLHMGSFGPVRVVTQSPEATGPAPFEWVQNQYSLLDKSDLVFIDAPLTGYSRGVGKGTVKDFAGTDQDILAFKKFIVRYITANQRWNSPKFLFGESYGTTRSGGLVSALQNDGIEFNGVTLLSSILNYNRRSPGLDYEAIGYVPSFAAIAYHYHKVKTSLSLADWVEQARVFARGPYAEALQHGDKLPTAEFDAIAAKLAAITGLSVEYVKETKLRISATRFRKELLRGEERTLGRYDARFMGWDVDSAGESPGYDPSDTGISGVYVGAFHEYLQKELKYLSQEPYYTSGPGLNENWDFKHKAPGSGPGRGGEQLAPDVAVDLADAMRKNPRLRVFSANGYFDLATPFFSTEYDLSHMDLPEKLVNNVQFGYYPAGHMVYLNVDALKEMKADMAKFYALAQQR, translated from the coding sequence ATGTTTTGCATTGTCGCTGCGGTGGGGTTGATGGTTGGTGCGGTCGTGCCTGTGTTCTCGCAGACACCGGAGAGCAAGGCAAAGACTTTGGGCGATGTAGACGCGAAGAAGGAAGAGGCGAGTGTGCCTGTTCCGCCAGAGACGAGTTCGGTGACCAGGCATGAGTGGGCCGCGGGCGGGCGGTTGGTTCACTACACGGCTACCGCGGGAAATCTGCTGATACGGGACGATCAGGATAAGGCAAATGGGAGCATCTTCTATGTGGCCTACACGGAGGATGGGGTTGAGGCGAAGAGTCGCCCGGTGACGTTCTTTTATAACGGTGGGCCTGGGGCGGCGACGATCTGGCTGCACATGGGATCGTTTGGGCCGGTGCGCGTGGTGACACAGAGCCCGGAGGCGACGGGGCCGGCGCCGTTTGAGTGGGTGCAGAATCAGTACAGCCTGCTTGATAAGAGCGACCTGGTATTTATCGATGCGCCGCTGACAGGGTACTCGCGCGGGGTGGGCAAGGGGACGGTGAAGGACTTTGCTGGGACCGATCAGGACATTCTTGCGTTCAAGAAGTTTATTGTGCGGTACATCACGGCGAATCAACGGTGGAACTCGCCGAAGTTTTTATTTGGGGAGTCGTATGGAACGACGCGGTCGGGTGGGCTGGTGAGTGCGCTGCAGAACGACGGGATCGAGTTCAATGGGGTGACACTGTTGTCGTCGATTCTGAACTATAACCGGCGTAGTCCTGGGCTGGACTATGAGGCGATTGGATATGTGCCTTCGTTCGCGGCGATCGCGTATCACTACCATAAAGTGAAGACGAGTTTGAGTCTGGCGGATTGGGTGGAGCAGGCTAGAGTCTTTGCGCGTGGACCTTATGCAGAGGCCTTACAGCACGGAGACAAGCTGCCGACTGCGGAGTTCGATGCGATAGCTGCAAAGCTGGCGGCGATTACCGGGTTGAGCGTGGAGTATGTGAAGGAGACGAAGCTGCGAATCTCGGCCACGCGGTTTCGTAAGGAGCTGCTGCGTGGGGAGGAGCGGACGCTGGGGCGGTACGATGCGCGGTTCATGGGATGGGATGTGGACTCGGCCGGGGAGAGTCCTGGGTACGATCCTTCGGATACAGGGATTAGCGGGGTGTATGTTGGGGCGTTTCATGAGTACCTTCAGAAGGAGCTGAAGTATCTGAGCCAGGAGCCTTATTACACGTCGGGGCCGGGGCTGAATGAGAACTGGGACTTCAAACACAAGGCTCCCGGCAGCGGGCCGGGGAGGGGTGGGGAACAGTTGGCGCCGGATGTGGCGGTGGATCTGGCGGATGCGATGCGCAAAAATCCCAGGTTGAGGGTGTTCTCGGCGAATGGGTATTTCGACCTGGCTACGCCCTTCTTTTCAACGGAGTACGACCTGAGCCACATGGATCTGCCGGAGAAGCTAGTGAATAATGTGCAGTTTGGTTACTATCCGGCGGGTCATATGGTCTATCTGAATGTGGATGCGTTGAAGGAGATGAAGGCGGATATGGCGAAGTTCTACGCTCTGGCTCAACAGCGCTAG
- a CDS encoding rhodanese-like domain-containing protein, protein MYLIAICVVGFLVLLFGLLRIRQLRRRRELEAHSIEADALYDLLEKNSDILLFDVRQPLDLLAHSEIIPGAKRLAPKEIVEQASLIPKEKDSVIYCTCISQSTSRMILERALALNFTKIKFLKGGLDAWKAKGYPVERYTTPFHLDTA, encoded by the coding sequence ATGTATCTGATTGCGATTTGCGTGGTTGGGTTCCTGGTTCTGCTGTTCGGTTTGCTACGGATCAGGCAGTTGCGACGGAGGCGTGAGTTGGAGGCACACAGCATCGAGGCGGATGCTCTTTACGATCTTCTGGAAAAGAACTCGGATATTCTGCTGTTCGATGTTCGCCAGCCGCTGGATCTGCTGGCACACTCGGAGATTATTCCTGGAGCGAAGAGGCTTGCTCCAAAGGAGATTGTTGAGCAGGCTTCGTTGATTCCGAAAGAAAAAGATTCGGTGATCTACTGCACCTGCATCAGTCAGAGTACGAGCCGGATGATCCTAGAGAGGGCTTTGGCGTTGAACTTTACGAAGATTAAATTTTTGAAGGGCGGGCTGGATGCCTGGAAGGCGAAGGGGTATCCAGTGGAGAGATACACTACTCCATTTCATCTTGATACGGCTTGA